One Capsicum annuum cultivar UCD-10X-F1 chromosome 2, UCD10Xv1.1, whole genome shotgun sequence genomic window carries:
- the LOC107855506 gene encoding cinnamoyl-CoA reductase-like SNL6: MDVAISLALGLPKQRSIEHGVFFARDFSSSLNARDRKIVCVTSGNSYFGSQLIMKLLACGYLVRVIIENQANLEDMEELIREEMKQLESIVVARMDDLDGLCNAFRGCHVVFHTSSFIDPRGISGYTERMAFLEAEAAKNVIEACGRAAFVKRCLFTSSLLACIWKGNDLPNLIDETSWSDEAFCRENKLWLALAKTSAEQAAWRKAREMRVKLVTLCPGLLMAPSFPNAHLETSLPYLKGGDLMLRQGILATEDVSKVAEAHVYVYEDMDYGACGRYICFGKIVGTLEEAIQLENGLNMHGQLSGDQTPLPVAADNDPTITKSKLSRLLFRASQRLSCKQQ; this comes from the exons ATGGATGTGGCGATATCCTTAGCGTTGGGGCTACCAAAGCAGAGGAGTATTGAACATGGAGTGTTCTTTGCTAGAGATTTTAGCTCTAGTTTAAATGCAAGAGACAGGAAAATTGTTTGTGTTACCAGTGGAAACTCCTACTTTGGTTCTCAATTGATCATGAAGCTTTTGGCATGTGGTTACCTTGTTCGAGTTATTATTGAAAACCAAG CTAATCTTGAGGACATGGAGGAACTGATTAGGGAAGAAATGAAACAACTGGAGAGTATCGTGGTGGCAAGAATGGATGATTTAGATGGCCTCTGCAATGCTTTTAGAGGTTGCCATGTTGTTTTCCACACATCATCTTTCATTGATCCGCGAGGGATCTCTGGATACACG GAACGAATGGCATTTCTTGAAGCTGAAGCAGCAAAGAATGTCATAGAAGCTTGTGGCAGGGCAGCATTTGTTAAAAGATGCCTTTTCACATCCTCTCTACTAGCATGCATCTGGAAAGGCAACGACTTGCCAAACCTCATAGATGAGACTTCTTGGAGTGACGAGGCATTCTGCAGAGAAAACAAG CTTTGGCTAGCATTGGCCAAGACCAGTGCAGAACAGGCTGCATGGAGGAAAGCAAGGGAGATGAGGGTGAAACTTGTTACTTTATGTCCTGGACTTCTCATGGCACCATCTTTCCCAAATGCTCACCTTGAAACTTCTCTCCCATACCTCAAAG GTGGCGATTTGATGCTACGACAAGGGATTCTAGCAACTGAAGATGTTAGTAAAGTGGCAGAAGCACATGTCTACGTTTATGAAGATATGGACTATGGAGCCTGTGGAAGATACATATGCTTTGGAAAAATAGTTGGAACATTGGAAGAGGCCATACAACTTGAAAATGGCTTGAATATGCATGGTCAGTTGTCTGGGGATCAAACCCCTCTTCCTGTAGCAGCGGATAATGATCCCACAATTACAAAGTCAAAGCTCAGTAGACTACTATTCCGCGCATCTCAACGCCTGTCTTgcaaacaacaataa